A genomic window from Candidatus Limnocylindria bacterium includes:
- a CDS encoding SIS domain-containing protein yields the protein MSLRSEIAEQPAAVARLLDEGAADARRLGALLARAKHVTVAARGSSDNAATYGKYLFEGLAGIVTASAAPSLITRYGTPPRYAGGAVIGISQSGAAPDVSAVIAAARRDGALTIAITNRASSALGRAAEHVFELRCGPERAVAATKTYTTSCVGLAMLAGAAAGRPLDFAELPEAVREAVDSEPDGARIARKIGPARALVVLGRGYGYAAALEAALKIKELARVWAEPYSSADFAHGPRALLERGTPVLFLAARGATERETRSLAAAMRLRGARVYAITDDEALAARVTDAVLLRCRVGELLSPIVLVVAAQNVAAHVARRHGRDPEKPAGLSKVTRTL from the coding sequence ATGTCGCTTCGTTCTGAGATCGCGGAGCAGCCGGCCGCGGTGGCGCGCCTTCTCGACGAAGGCGCCGCGGACGCCCGGCGACTCGGTGCGCTCCTCGCGCGCGCGAAGCACGTCACCGTCGCGGCGCGGGGCTCGTCCGATAACGCCGCGACGTACGGCAAGTACCTGTTCGAGGGTCTCGCGGGCATCGTCACCGCCTCGGCCGCGCCGTCGCTCATCACGCGGTACGGCACGCCGCCGCGCTACGCGGGTGGCGCGGTCATCGGGATCTCGCAGTCGGGCGCTGCGCCCGACGTCTCAGCGGTCATCGCCGCGGCGCGGCGGGACGGCGCGCTCACCATCGCGATCACGAACCGCGCGTCGTCGGCGCTTGGCCGTGCGGCCGAGCATGTCTTCGAGCTCCGCTGCGGACCGGAGCGCGCGGTCGCCGCAACGAAGACGTACACGACCTCGTGTGTCGGGCTCGCGATGCTCGCCGGCGCCGCGGCGGGGCGGCCGCTCGACTTCGCGGAGCTGCCGGAGGCGGTGCGCGAGGCGGTGGACAGCGAGCCGGACGGAGCGCGCATCGCTCGCAAGATCGGGCCGGCGCGCGCGCTCGTCGTCCTCGGTCGTGGCTATGGCTACGCCGCGGCGCTCGAGGCCGCGCTGAAGATCAAGGAGCTCGCGCGCGTCTGGGCCGAGCCGTACTCGAGCGCGGATTTCGCGCATGGTCCGCGCGCGCTGCTCGAGCGCGGCACACCGGTGCTGTTCCTCGCGGCACGTGGCGCGACCGAGCGCGAGACGCGCTCGCTGGCGGCCGCGATGCGCCTTCGCGGCGCGCGCGTGTACGCGATAACAGACGACGAAGCGCTTGCGGCGAGGGTGACCGACGCGGTGTTGCTGCGGTGCCGGGTGGGTGAGCTGCTCAGCCCGATCGTGCTCGTCGTCGCGGCGCAGAACGTCGCGGCGCACGTCGCGCGCCGCCACGGCCGCGACCCGGAGAAGCCCGCCGGGCTTTCGAAGGTGACCCGGACGCTCTAG
- a CDS encoding glycoside hydrolase family 3 N-terminal domain-containing protein: MKLGPGALVWAGFDGPQAPGPLLDAIQRGTVGGVLLFAFRGNIESKTQVRAMLREIQDTARRGGLPPVPVGIDQEGGSVIRIGYRATFPSAMAIGATGDPAYAERAGRAVGEGLRADGIAVNHAPVCDVNSDPRNPVIGTRAFGDDAARVAEFAAAWVRGSERVGVATTPKHFPGHGHTSQDSHLVRPEADVDRATLETRELVPFRAAFAAGASGAMTAHVRYPALDPKDGATVSRAILTDLLRGELGFTGLAVTDSLDMKGITDVDAPDQIVTRAIAAGVDAAMVTTGLDRQLAAAGWIEAGVDAARVKEALGRAAIFRERFAVEVPEDDIDDTPARRLAAEIAKRSVTHHGPELPRLDALVRVVTFGSARQSFVEETADPVGGLERALRQRFAGRLAFGREGRLPDGDGTVIVVTSNASFQPEQAARARELLSGGGVLCAIRSPYDATLVPNTPALLTYSDVPPSLDALAAVLSGELRPPGRAPVRL; the protein is encoded by the coding sequence GTGAAGCTCGGCCCTGGCGCGCTCGTATGGGCCGGCTTCGACGGGCCGCAGGCGCCGGGTCCGCTCCTCGATGCGATCCAGCGCGGGACCGTGGGAGGTGTCCTGCTCTTCGCCTTCCGCGGCAACATCGAATCGAAAACGCAGGTCCGCGCGATGCTGCGCGAGATCCAGGACACGGCGCGCCGCGGTGGCCTTCCACCCGTGCCGGTCGGGATCGATCAGGAGGGCGGGTCCGTCATCCGCATCGGCTACCGCGCGACGTTCCCGAGCGCGATGGCGATCGGCGCGACGGGCGACCCGGCGTACGCGGAGCGCGCGGGGCGCGCCGTCGGAGAGGGCCTGCGCGCTGACGGCATCGCGGTGAATCACGCGCCGGTGTGCGACGTGAATTCCGATCCGCGCAACCCGGTGATCGGAACGCGAGCGTTCGGTGACGACGCGGCGCGCGTCGCCGAGTTCGCCGCGGCGTGGGTGCGCGGCAGCGAGCGCGTGGGGGTCGCGACGACGCCGAAGCATTTCCCCGGTCACGGTCACACCTCGCAGGACTCACATCTGGTGCGACCCGAGGCGGACGTCGATCGCGCCACGCTCGAGACGCGCGAGCTCGTCCCTTTCCGTGCGGCGTTCGCCGCGGGCGCCAGCGGCGCGATGACCGCGCACGTTCGCTATCCGGCGCTCGATCCAAAGGACGGCGCCACCGTGTCGCGCGCGATCCTCACCGATCTCCTGCGCGGCGAGCTCGGCTTCACCGGTCTCGCGGTCACGGATTCGCTCGACATGAAGGGCATCACCGACGTCGATGCACCCGACCAGATCGTCACGCGTGCGATCGCGGCCGGCGTCGACGCGGCGATGGTCACGACCGGTCTCGACCGCCAGCTCGCGGCTGCCGGTTGGATCGAAGCCGGCGTCGATGCGGCGCGCGTGAAGGAAGCCCTCGGGCGCGCGGCGATCTTCCGCGAGCGGTTCGCGGTGGAAGTCCCGGAGGACGACATCGACGACACGCCGGCGCGCCGCCTCGCGGCGGAGATCGCGAAGCGCTCGGTGACGCACCATGGGCCCGAGCTACCACGCCTGGATGCGCTCGTCCGAGTCGTGACGTTCGGGTCGGCGCGGCAGTCGTTCGTCGAAGAGACCGCGGATCCCGTCGGTGGTCTGGAGCGTGCGCTCCGACAGCGCTTCGCGGGTCGCCTCGCCTTCGGTCGCGAGGGTCGCCTGCCCGACGGCGACGGCACCGTGATCGTCGTCACGTCGAACGCGTCGTTCCAGCCCGAGCAGGCCGCGCGCGCCCGCGAGCTGCTGTCCGGTGGTGGCGTGCTCTGCGCGATCCGCAGCCCCTATGACGCGACACTGGTGCCGAACACGCCGGCACTCCTTACATATAGCGACGTTCCGCCTTCGCTCGACGCGCTCGCGGCCGTGCTCTCGGGCGAGCTGCGGCCGCCCGGTCGCGCGCCGGTCCGGTTGTGA
- the murQ gene encoding N-acetylmuramic acid 6-phosphate etherase, which translates to MSERPTEARNAKARGLESFTTRQILELMNDEDATVPASVRAALPEIERAVDETVRAFARGHRLRYIGAGTSGRLGVLDASEAPPTFGVEEDLVRGIIAGGDEALRRSIEGAEDDSSTGARAVREHVRGGDVLVGISASGRAKFVTAGMVMAREIGARTVALTCDGSSPLAHDADIAVVVDVGPEVLAGSSRLKAGTATKLVLNMLSTAAMIRSGRTRGDLMIDLRPTNAKLRERAVRMVMDESGLSEDEARARLESAGWSVRKALER; encoded by the coding sequence ATGAGCGAACGACCGACCGAGGCGCGCAACGCGAAGGCGCGCGGGCTGGAGTCGTTCACAACGCGCCAGATCCTCGAGCTGATGAACGACGAAGATGCGACTGTCCCGGCATCGGTGCGCGCGGCGCTGCCGGAGATCGAGCGCGCCGTCGACGAGACCGTGCGAGCGTTCGCACGCGGGCACCGGCTGCGCTACATCGGGGCGGGCACGAGCGGCCGGCTCGGTGTGCTCGACGCGAGCGAGGCGCCGCCGACGTTCGGCGTCGAGGAGGACCTGGTGCGCGGGATCATCGCGGGCGGCGACGAGGCCCTGCGCCGGTCGATCGAAGGGGCGGAGGACGACTCGAGCACGGGTGCGCGCGCCGTCCGCGAGCACGTGCGCGGCGGCGATGTGCTCGTCGGCATCTCCGCGAGCGGCCGCGCAAAGTTCGTCACGGCCGGGATGGTCATGGCCCGCGAGATCGGCGCGCGCACCGTCGCGCTCACGTGCGACGGGTCGTCGCCGCTCGCACACGACGCCGACATCGCGGTCGTTGTCGACGTCGGGCCCGAGGTCCTCGCCGGCTCGAGCCGCTTAAAGGCGGGCACCGCGACGAAGCTGGTGCTCAACATGCTGTCGACCGCGGCGATGATCCGCTCGGGCCGAACGCGGGGCGATCTCATGATCGACCTGCGCCCTACGAACGCGAAGCTGCGCGAGCGCGCGGTGCGGATGGTGATGGACGAGAGCGGCCTGAGCGAGGACGAGGCGCGCGCGCGGCTCGAGAGCGCCGGATGGAGCGTGCGCAAGGCGCTCGAGCGATGA
- a CDS encoding glycoside hydrolase family 3 N-terminal domain-containing protein: MKRRTFLGAAAATLAACAAPAPEPEANRVAKFLASLSVDQRAGQTMAIGFHSSYVTSAVEDMIRTRGLGGIVLRAENAPNATALAKVCADLQHIAAESKIPPLFLALDQEGGSVVRIASGMTVFTSQMGLAATPDPVAAVQRAATITAGELRANGVNWNFAPVADVNNEPLNPIIGNRSYGSDPQRVSTLVAAAVRAYDAAGLLCCAKHFPGHGAATVDSHVALPIIDVDRARLDRVELPPFRAAIAAGVPAIMLAHLIVPALDPTPSLPASMSRRVVTDLLRRELGFAGIVLTDDLEMGALASIGEAAAGERALEAGADFVLFRFDENAQRDGHRLISVAIRNGSLPNLDATLSRLLDARLRYGILDRPNVPQPDLAANAAVALDIARSSITLLHNDGRVLPLRGRVYAVATGTAELTTMPGDSDLVTELIRARADVAGRTFGSNLSESVIANMLDEAKPADVVVVGVADIGINDDQLRLVTRLAAAKPTVLVSLRGPYDVRFAPKVAACVCAYDGRVPTLQAVADILTGARKPTGSLPVAVSDRFPLSAGLRDFA; encoded by the coding sequence GTGAAGCGGCGCACCTTCCTCGGCGCCGCGGCCGCGACGCTGGCCGCATGCGCCGCGCCCGCGCCCGAACCAGAAGCGAATCGCGTCGCCAAGTTCCTCGCGTCCCTCAGCGTCGATCAGCGTGCGGGGCAAACGATGGCGATCGGGTTCCACAGCTCATACGTGACGAGCGCAGTGGAGGACATGATCCGCACACGCGGCCTCGGCGGCATCGTGCTCCGCGCGGAGAACGCGCCGAACGCCACCGCGCTCGCGAAGGTCTGCGCGGATCTGCAGCACATCGCCGCCGAGTCGAAGATCCCACCGCTCTTCCTCGCGCTCGACCAGGAGGGCGGCTCGGTCGTCCGGATCGCCAGTGGCATGACGGTGTTCACGAGCCAGATGGGCCTCGCGGCCACGCCCGATCCCGTCGCCGCGGTCCAGCGGGCGGCGACGATCACGGCCGGCGAGCTGCGCGCCAACGGCGTGAACTGGAATTTCGCGCCCGTCGCGGACGTGAACAACGAGCCCCTCAACCCGATCATCGGGAACCGCTCCTACGGATCGGACCCGCAGCGCGTCTCGACGCTGGTCGCCGCCGCGGTCCGCGCCTACGACGCGGCCGGCCTGCTCTGCTGCGCGAAGCACTTCCCCGGACACGGCGCCGCCACCGTGGATTCACACGTGGCCCTTCCGATCATCGATGTCGACCGCGCGCGCCTCGACCGCGTCGAGCTACCCCCGTTCCGTGCCGCGATCGCCGCGGGCGTGCCGGCGATCATGCTGGCGCATCTCATCGTGCCGGCGCTCGATCCGACGCCATCACTTCCCGCATCGATGTCGCGGCGCGTCGTGACCGATCTCCTGCGCCGCGAGCTCGGCTTTGCGGGCATCGTTCTCACGGACGATCTCGAGATGGGCGCGCTCGCCTCGATCGGCGAGGCCGCTGCCGGCGAGCGTGCACTCGAAGCCGGAGCGGACTTCGTCCTGTTCCGTTTCGACGAGAACGCGCAGCGCGACGGTCATCGCCTCATCTCAGTGGCGATCCGCAACGGCTCTCTGCCCAATCTCGATGCGACCCTGTCGCGCCTGCTCGATGCGAGGCTGCGGTACGGCATCCTCGACCGGCCGAACGTTCCACAGCCGGACCTCGCCGCGAATGCCGCGGTGGCGCTCGACATCGCGCGCTCGAGCATCACGCTGCTGCACAACGACGGACGGGTGTTGCCGCTGCGCGGCCGCGTGTATGCGGTCGCCACCGGGACGGCCGAACTCACGACGATGCCCGGCGACAGCGACCTGGTGACGGAGCTCATTCGTGCACGCGCTGACGTTGCAGGTCGCACATTTGGCTCGAACCTCTCTGAGTCGGTCATCGCCAACATGCTGGATGAAGCCAAGCCAGCGGACGTCGTGGTCGTCGGCGTGGCCGACATCGGCATCAATGACGACCAACTGAGGCTGGTGACGCGTCTCGCGGCAGCGAAGCCAACGGTCCTGGTGTCTCTGCGCGGCCCGTACGACGTGCGCTTCGCGCCCAAGGTCGCGGCCTGCGTCTGCGCGTACGACGGCAGAGTGCCGACACTTCAGGCCGTGGCCGACATCCTCACCGGAGCTCGCAAGCCCACGGGTTCTCTACCGGTCGCCGTGAGCGACCGTTTTCCCCTCAGCGCCGGATTGCGCGACTTCGCTTGA
- a CDS encoding BadF/BadG/BcrA/BcrD ATPase family protein — protein MNDIVVGIDAGASKTRAFAVDHAGTVVGRGAGGGGNLLTSPDPQGAIAAALAEALGGRGANAVVLSCAGGDREGERTRGLEILTRFAPPGAKLLVTHDAIAALYAGNPTGCGVVLIAGTGSIAYGRNEEGEEDRAGGWGYLIGDEGSAVWCGLEALRAISHAVDGRGAPTRMTALLFQQLGVGQFSDVLPLVYGRPHPAPAIGAATRALASAAAEGDAIANSILQRGANALARAATVVALTLGLPAGPVYLAGGAFENLSLLQRLVQLELLGLLPQATVEPVREEPAMGAARLAAALAWSVK, from the coding sequence TTGAACGACATCGTCGTCGGGATCGACGCCGGCGCATCGAAGACGCGCGCGTTCGCGGTGGACCACGCCGGCACGGTCGTGGGGCGCGGCGCCGGTGGCGGTGGCAACCTCCTCACTTCACCCGACCCCCAGGGCGCGATCGCCGCGGCGCTCGCCGAGGCGCTCGGCGGCCGCGGTGCGAATGCGGTCGTGCTCTCCTGCGCCGGCGGCGATCGCGAGGGCGAGCGCACGCGAGGACTCGAGATCCTGACCCGATTCGCGCCGCCTGGCGCGAAGCTGCTCGTGACGCATGACGCGATCGCCGCGCTCTACGCGGGGAATCCGACCGGCTGCGGCGTCGTCCTCATCGCCGGCACCGGGTCGATCGCGTACGGCCGCAACGAGGAAGGCGAAGAGGACCGCGCCGGCGGATGGGGCTACCTCATCGGAGACGAAGGCTCCGCCGTGTGGTGCGGCCTCGAGGCGCTCCGCGCGATCTCGCACGCGGTCGATGGACGTGGCGCGCCGACGCGCATGACCGCGCTCCTCTTTCAACAGCTCGGCGTCGGTCAGTTCAGCGACGTCCTGCCGCTGGTGTACGGACGTCCCCACCCCGCGCCGGCGATCGGCGCGGCTACGCGCGCGCTCGCGAGCGCGGCCGCCGAGGGCGATGCGATCGCGAACTCGATCCTGCAGCGGGGCGCGAACGCGCTCGCGCGAGCCGCGACCGTCGTCGCGCTGACGCTGGGTCTTCCCGCGGGCCCGGTGTATCTCGCAGGCGGCGCGTTCGAGAACCTGTCGCTCCTCCAGCGCCTCGTGCAGCTCGAGCTGCTCGGCCTGCTGCCGCAGGCGACGGTGGAACCGGTGCGTGAGGAGCCGGCGATGGGCGCGGCGCGCCTCGCGGCCGCGCTCGCGTGGAGCGTGAAATGA
- a CDS encoding family 10 glycosylhydrolase, whose protein sequence is MRKALWVVRDRITNAHAIDELLADATSRGIFDLVVQVRGRGDAYYRSRLEPQALALAGTDLDPLEHLVRFGAAVGVRIHAWGNVFFVWSDKHGSLPSSTAHLVNRHPDWLLRPGGVKYLDPVGGSDWEGIYIDPRSAAAREHTLAVFTDIVSRYAVEGFHYDYVRYPQVTYAASPDDHDQVTALVREGARRLRSARPGIVISAAVFPDPDVARGRVLQHWPEWAAEGLVDLLCPMAYRRDTAEVERVLSRARAAAPRTEMWGGLMAYKGEPQLLREQVRVAARTGCEGAILFAYDPDSPDLLDVFAQG, encoded by the coding sequence ATGAGGAAAGCACTGTGGGTCGTGCGTGACCGCATCACGAACGCGCACGCGATCGACGAGCTCCTCGCCGACGCGACATCACGCGGGATCTTCGACCTCGTCGTTCAGGTCCGCGGGCGCGGCGACGCGTATTACCGCTCTCGGCTCGAGCCGCAGGCGCTCGCCCTGGCCGGAACCGACCTCGATCCGCTCGAGCATCTGGTCCGCTTCGGCGCCGCGGTCGGCGTCCGCATCCACGCCTGGGGCAACGTGTTCTTCGTCTGGTCCGACAAGCACGGTTCGCTGCCCAGCTCGACCGCGCACCTCGTCAACCGCCACCCAGATTGGTTGCTCCGCCCGGGCGGCGTGAAGTACCTCGACCCCGTCGGCGGCTCGGATTGGGAGGGCATCTACATCGATCCGCGGAGCGCGGCGGCGCGGGAGCACACCCTCGCGGTCTTCACCGACATCGTGTCGCGATACGCGGTCGAAGGCTTCCACTACGACTACGTGCGTTACCCGCAGGTGACCTACGCGGCGAGTCCGGATGACCACGACCAGGTCACCGCGCTGGTGCGCGAGGGCGCAAGGCGGCTGCGGAGCGCACGACCGGGGATCGTCATCTCCGCGGCGGTGTTCCCCGACCCCGATGTCGCGCGAGGCCGCGTGCTGCAGCACTGGCCCGAGTGGGCGGCGGAGGGTCTGGTGGATCTGTTGTGCCCCATGGCGTACCGGCGCGACACCGCGGAGGTCGAGCGCGTGCTCTCTCGCGCGCGCGCGGCTGCGCCACGCACCGAGATGTGGGGCGGTCTCATGGCATACAAAGGAGAGCCACAGCTCTTGCGCGAGCAAGTTCGCGTCGCAGCGAGGACCGGCTGCGAGGGGGCGATCCTGTTCGCGTACGATCCCGATTCACCCGATCTTCTGGACGTTTTCGCCCAGGGGTAG
- a CDS encoding ChbG/HpnK family deacetylase encodes MKLIVNADDFGYSESVSAGILRAHRDGIVGATTLMTNAPHTRGAANLARATPSLDVGVHLVLTFDRPLAGVERVPTLVDRDGRFFRPIALLARDIDRREALIEYRAQYLKARELLGREPTHLDSHHWVHDHPALEWAIGELARETGAAARIHSDEQRDRLRARGVRTCDHFVRDFQHEGKVGVDSLLALLGRIAAKGGVTELMCHPGEPDEALAKRSGYARERATELATLTDPRVRAKVKDLAISLVTFADI; translated from the coding sequence ATGAAGCTCATCGTCAACGCCGACGACTTCGGCTATTCGGAGAGCGTGTCCGCGGGGATCCTCCGCGCGCACCGGGACGGGATCGTCGGCGCGACGACGCTCATGACGAACGCTCCGCACACCAGAGGCGCCGCGAATCTCGCGCGCGCGACGCCGTCGCTCGATGTGGGCGTGCATCTCGTATTGACCTTCGACCGGCCGCTGGCCGGCGTCGAACGCGTCCCGACACTCGTCGACAGAGATGGACGATTCTTTCGTCCGATCGCGCTCCTCGCTCGGGATATCGATCGGAGGGAGGCCCTCATCGAATATCGCGCGCAGTACCTGAAAGCACGAGAGCTCCTGGGCCGCGAGCCGACGCACCTCGATTCACATCACTGGGTGCACGACCATCCCGCGCTCGAGTGGGCGATCGGGGAGCTCGCGCGCGAGACCGGAGCCGCGGCGCGCATCCACTCGGACGAGCAGCGCGACCGATTGCGCGCGCGCGGCGTGCGCACGTGCGACCACTTCGTGCGCGACTTCCAGCACGAGGGCAAGGTCGGCGTCGACTCGCTTCTCGCGCTTCTCGGGCGCATCGCGGCGAAGGGCGGCGTCACCGAGCTCATGTGCCATCCGGGTGAGCCCGACGAAGCTCTGGCGAAGCGGTCGGGCTACGCGCGCGAGCGCGCGACCGAGCTCGCGACACTCACCGACCCGCGTGTCCGCGCGAAGGTGAAGGACCTCGCCATCTCGCTCGTGACGTTCGCCGACATATGA
- a CDS encoding anhydro-N-acetylmuramic acid kinase: MIAVGMMSGTSGDGMNLAAIDVEPGPNPNVRIIATAEHAYPAALRDAVLRAGADAPFALSDVARLHGQLGDAYAAAAAAFVATLPRRPDVIGLHGQTVSHLPAEHTTLQLGDASRVARATGLPTVNDFRSADMAAGGEGAPLVPFGDHVLFGSRAPIAVLNLGGIANLTLIPSASADDVIAFDTGPANMPSDALIAPSGETFDRDGRRARAGRVNESALKEALAHPYFARPAPKSTGREEFGRPYATRLQARVTADGGSLDDALATALAVTTRSIADALARETPDGITWDLLAVAGGGARNPMLMESLARAVAPLRVVKTDELGVPSHAREAIAFAIMAAYRMRELPNILPSATGARQAVRGGAVHLP, encoded by the coding sequence GTGATCGCCGTCGGGATGATGTCCGGGACCTCGGGCGACGGCATGAACCTGGCCGCGATCGACGTCGAGCCCGGTCCGAATCCGAACGTGCGCATCATCGCGACCGCCGAACATGCGTATCCGGCCGCACTGCGGGACGCGGTGCTGCGCGCCGGGGCGGACGCTCCCTTCGCGCTGTCAGACGTCGCGCGCCTTCACGGCCAGCTCGGCGATGCGTATGCCGCCGCGGCGGCGGCGTTCGTCGCGACGCTGCCGCGGCGACCGGACGTGATCGGGCTCCACGGCCAGACGGTCTCGCACCTTCCCGCGGAGCACACGACGCTGCAGCTCGGTGACGCGTCCCGCGTCGCGCGCGCGACCGGGTTGCCGACGGTGAACGACTTCCGCAGCGCCGACATGGCCGCCGGCGGCGAGGGCGCGCCGCTCGTGCCGTTCGGCGATCACGTCCTCTTCGGATCGCGCGCGCCGATCGCCGTTCTGAATCTCGGCGGCATCGCCAATCTCACATTGATCCCGTCGGCGTCCGCCGATGACGTCATCGCGTTCGATACCGGCCCGGCCAACATGCCGAGCGACGCCCTCATCGCGCCGTCGGGTGAAACGTTCGATCGCGACGGCCGCCGCGCGCGCGCGGGCCGCGTGAACGAGAGCGCCCTCAAGGAAGCGCTGGCGCATCCGTACTTCGCGCGCCCTGCGCCGAAGAGCACCGGCCGCGAGGAGTTCGGCCGGCCCTACGCGACGCGCCTCCAGGCTCGCGTCACGGCGGACGGCGGTTCGCTCGACGACGCCCTCGCGACCGCGCTCGCGGTGACGACCCGCAGCATCGCGGACGCTCTCGCACGCGAGACCCCTGATGGCATCACGTGGGATCTGCTCGCGGTCGCAGGCGGTGGTGCCCGCAATCCGATGCTCATGGAGTCGCTCGCGCGGGCCGTGGCGCCGCTGCGCGTGGTGAAGACCGACGAGCTCGGCGTGCCGTCGCACGCGCGCGAGGCCATCGCGTTCGCGATCATGGCCGCGTACCGCATGCGCGAGCTCCCGAACATCCTGCCAAGCGCGACTGGCGCGCGTCAGGCGGTGCGCGGCGGCGCGGTGCATCTGCCTTGA
- a CDS encoding serine hydrolase domain-containing protein, translating to MSDLAAPARSVAEAAIGSLCTACVVRVERRGEVDEFAIGTLCPDPRAGPDAPCTVDALFDLASLTKLATTALVLSFVKDKVLSLDTPFSKLVPDFRGGRKDDVTLTHVLTHTAGLKWWLPLWKEAQSREEAVWRAAQEPLAQDLGTFTYSDLGYIMLTQGLATIGGEPFADLMRERVLGPVEAINADFGPRLSERCVATEEDTEWRMRRLRGEVHDENAFAFTGTSGHAGLFGTAADVAAIARVFRDGAVIGNDLAALARTEHVKEKNVRRGLGLALRAPAGPMVGRHFSVDAYGHTGFTGTSLWIDPQLDLSVVLLTNRVYFGRGNDDATYRFRIAVHEAVSANL from the coding sequence TTGAGCGATCTCGCCGCGCCGGCGCGTTCCGTCGCCGAGGCCGCGATCGGCTCCCTCTGCACCGCATGTGTGGTGCGCGTCGAGCGTCGCGGCGAGGTCGACGAGTTCGCGATCGGGACACTTTGTCCTGACCCGCGTGCGGGTCCGGACGCGCCGTGTACCGTCGACGCCCTCTTCGACCTGGCGTCGCTGACGAAGCTCGCGACGACCGCTCTGGTGCTCTCGTTCGTCAAGGACAAGGTGCTCAGCCTTGACACTCCGTTCAGCAAGCTCGTCCCCGATTTCCGTGGCGGCCGCAAGGACGACGTCACGCTGACGCACGTGTTGACGCACACGGCCGGCCTGAAATGGTGGCTGCCGCTGTGGAAGGAAGCGCAGTCGCGCGAGGAGGCGGTGTGGCGCGCGGCGCAGGAGCCGCTCGCGCAGGATCTCGGCACGTTCACGTACAGCGATCTCGGCTACATCATGCTGACGCAGGGCCTGGCGACGATCGGCGGCGAGCCTTTCGCGGATCTCATGCGCGAGCGGGTACTCGGTCCGGTCGAGGCGATCAACGCGGACTTCGGTCCGCGTCTCTCGGAGCGCTGTGTCGCGACGGAGGAAGACACCGAGTGGCGCATGCGCCGCCTCCGCGGCGAGGTCCACGACGAGAACGCCTTCGCGTTCACGGGGACGTCCGGGCATGCGGGCCTCTTCGGGACCGCCGCGGACGTGGCCGCGATCGCGCGAGTCTTCCGTGACGGCGCCGTCATCGGCAACGATCTCGCCGCACTCGCGCGGACGGAGCACGTGAAGGAGAAGAACGTGCGACGGGGGCTCGGCCTCGCTCTGCGCGCGCCCGCCGGCCCGATGGTCGGCCGGCATTTCAGCGTCGATGCGTACGGCCACACCGGCTTCACCGGCACGTCACTGTGGATCGATCCGCAGCTCGACCTCTCGGTCGTCCTGCTCACGAACCGCGTGTACTTCGGACGTGGCAACGACGACGCCACGTACCGCTTCCGCATCGCGGTGCACGAAGCGGTATCGGCAAACCTTTGA